The Tenrec ecaudatus isolate mTenEca1 chromosome 4, mTenEca1.hap1, whole genome shotgun sequence region GGGCAGTGCACCGAGTGCTCACGGACACTGGAAAGTCACCAGCCCTGCCCTGGAAGAAGCGCGGCCATGATGCGCCCCAGAAGAGAAGACGGGGAGAGTTGGCCTCACGCACTgtgggcgtgttgtcaggaggccggtccccagagaaggacaccgtgcttgataAAGCCACTGTTGTTAGGGGCTATCGAGTCGGTGCCAACCCGTGGCGACCCAATGTACCACAGGACGCAATgccacctggtcctgcgccaccgTCGTCATGGCTGtgcgtgagcccattgtcgcagccaccgtgtcagtgtcGCTCCCGGAGGGCCTTCCtatctttctctgcccctcttctTCACCTATCACGTTGTCCTCCTGCTCTCTCCTGAGGACACGCCCACAGGAGGTGAGATGAGGtctcgccctccttgcctctcaggaccaTCTGACCCTACTCCTTCCAAGAGAGCTGTTTGCTCTTTGGGAAGTCTGTGGATTTTGTCCACCTTCGCTGTCAGCACCATCGTTCGACTACATGACTTCTTTAGTTCtctttactcagtgtccaacttctctGTGCACAGGAAGTGATTGGACATacgacggcttgggtcaggcccatctCAGTCCCTGACTTAATAGTCTcattttttcaacactttaaagaggtcgtgtgcaaaCAGATCTACCCACTGCAGTGTGCCCTTTGATCTTTTGCTGGCTTCCacaagcattggttgtggatccaagtgagatgtGACCTGTGGGTCCAGGGGTGAGGAGTTCGGTCTTCCTGATGTTGAGTCAtcctccacactgaaggctgcgatcctggatcttcatcagcaggtgctgcaagtcctcctcactctcaggaagtgagcttcTGTCTTCTGCATTTTGGAGCTTGTTAACAAGCCtgcctctaatcctgatgtcacactcttcatataaaccagcttctctgaggatttgctcagcatacagatggagcaagtgtggtgagaggagacaacctgacacacacctttcctgattttaaaccagggaagtggttctcaacctcctgaaagccgtgaccctttcatacagttcctcgtgtgacccccccaaccatagaattattttcattgctacttcatcgctgtcattttgctactgctgtgaatcgggcgatccctgtgaaagggttgtttggcccccccaaaggggtcgcgacccacaggctgagaaccacccgttctgtttgcacagctgcctctgggGCATTTCCAGGTTTCACCGGAGCACAGTGAagcgtcctggaattcccattctgctcaaggCCACCCATGGTTTCTTAGGAGCCGCATAGTGGGGCATTTGGCACAGCCAACAAAGCACAACTAGACATCTTCCTGggtctctctgctttcagccaagatccatctgataccagCAGTGAcaagtatcccttgttccacgtcctcttctgagtctggacTGGCCTCTGgtggctccctgtcaatgtatcacTGCAACCTCTGTTGGACGATCTTCAGCAGGATGTGCTTGCAGTCCATGTCGACTTACTGGTCGTATGGTGTGAGCTGCTGCCGGtctcctttctttagaatgggagcAGATGTGCACCACTTCCCGTCAGGCGGCCAAGTCGCGTCTTCCCATTTTCCTGGCAGAGCAGAGTGAGGGCTTCCAGGGCTCCATCGGCTGGTGCACGCGGTTCAGTCGCTCTTCATGccttcccggagccttgtttgtggctgatactttcagtgcagcgtgGACGTCTCCTGCAGCACCGGCAGTTCTTGCAGTGGTTGAATGTCAGCTAGTTGTTCTTCCTGCGGTGACTGAGCCCTTTCCATCGTCTTTTGATGCTGCCTGCATCGTTCGATGTTTTGCTCACGGACTCCTTCAATCCTGCAAGTCAAGACTTGAGTTTTTCTCGAGTTCTTCCCGTTTACAACGTTCTGAGTGCCGCTCGTCCTTTTAGGTTTCCTGATTCTCGGTCTCTGcagattttattataatatttgacttggtcttctccagctgccctcggGGATGTGCTGTTCCGCtcgttgacttcatcctttctcccaGGTGCCTCAGCTACTGTGCGGTTCAGGGCAGGTTTCAGAGTCCCCGCtgatctttttctatttttttaaatgatcttttctatttctttgtcaCCCCACATGAATGCCACCCCACTTGCATGTCACCTTGTGAGGTGCCACCCTGGGAGAGCAGTGTGTGTCTGCCAGCAGCTGTAAGGTGGATCCTGGGTTGGAGCATCTCACCAGAGGGCGGTTGGTGCAGGTGGCTCACAGAGCAGGGGCATGTGCGGGCAGTGTGGGCAAAGCTGGGACCGGTCCCCTAACCCCTGTCAGACAGGAAAGGCTCCAGGACACCACTGAGAAGGAGTACCAGGTGCTGAGGGGGGTTGGGTGGGAGGGGCCTGGTGACAGGTAAGGGGCTTTTTTTTGAAATAAGGGGTGAGGAAAATGGCACCCACTGTGTGATGTCACCTGCCTGCACTTGGAATGGGTCAGGCGTGTGGTGAATGGGTCAGGTCAGCTGTGAATAATATCGCAACAGACTGGGCAACAAAAATGGAGCAAGGGAGTCAGGTGGGATGggtcagggggggggggggcttggtgTTCAGTTAAGCATGACTCCCTCCCCTTCAGGGATCCCTTTCAGGAggggaggagagcctgcaggcccAACTCACGGAAATGTAAACTCTCCTCATGTAATAAGCACCAGCTCTGGTCATTCACATGTGAGGCCTGCGTTCGATTGCTGGCCAGTGCTCCCAGGCACAGCCAACACTTGCCCATCTGTGGTGCTGCTGAGCAGGTGACAGCAGAGCTTACAGACTGAGggggaccaggaagaaaggcctggcgatgtgTTTCTGTGGCCCAGAACAGCACTGTGTACTGCTCACCTGTCCTGGTCCTGTATACGTGGCGTCCCCAAGAGTCAGCAGCAACCACGAGAACAACCCCAGCGGTGCCTCTGGCATTGGCCTTTTTTCCTGCACCCGGAGAGGCCCAGCACCTGGGCTGAGCCTGGGCCCTGTGTCATTTGCTCCACCTGTCTGTCTTTCAGGTGGTCTTGTACTCGCTGCTTCCCGACTTCTGCCATAAGTTCCTGCCGGGCTACGCTGGTGGAGTTCAGGAGGGCGCAGTGACCCCTGCAGGTACGCGCAGCCTGGCCACTAGGTCCCTGCATCTGTGTGCCCGGTCCTGGCATCTCCTCGAGCCCTGCTCATGCCAAAGGTGCTCATAACATGGCAGGAGTGGGGCCGTCCCAGGTACCAGGCTGAAGATGGCTTTGTCCCTGAGAGAAGGAAGGGGCACCCACTCAGCCCCGTGGTGGGGTGCTGTTCTGGGGACAGTGGGGCAGCACATGTCCTTCCCAcccctcaggagctccctgcagGGCACTGGGGGGGCTGGCTGGAATTCCTCCCCCTTCTGTCTCTGGGGGCTCCTGTCCAAggtcaggctgggtcctcctggaGTTGCAGGGagcccagctgctcagaggggagCACTTGCCCTACGTCTGCCCACCTGGGCCTCGACAACCCTAACCAATTGCCAGTGGCTGTTGATTTCCTGGCCCATCAGCCTGCCctcaagacacccccccccccgcccctacaAAACCAAGCCCGCTGCCATGGAGTGTACCCTACTCATGCCCTTCCCCGCACTGatgcccttccccccaccctgtcGGGTCTCCTTGGCTGGACCTGATTTCCAGGCCTCCTTCTCAGTGCCACCAGGCAGGTCTGAACTGCCAGCTCCTGGTTGGCAATCAAGTGCTGACTGTCACTGCCACCTAGTGAGGGCAGCCATTGCACCATGAGCTCAGACAGGTGGGTGACCTAGATGATATTGGCATCCTCTCTCCACAGGGTTTGTCAACAAGTACCAGATCAACGGCCTGCAGGCCTGGCTGGTCACCCACCTCCTCTGGGCCACCAACGCCTACCTGCTGTCCTGGTTCTCGCCCACCATCATCTTTGACCACTGGATCCCGCTGCTGTGGTGTGCCAATATCCTGGGCTATGCCGTGTCCACCTTCGTCATGATCAAGGCCTACCTGTTCCCCACCAGTGCCAAGGACTGGTATGTAGTCCTGGGACTCTGCCGGCCGATGGCTGCCGTTGCAGCCTCTGCCTTTCTTGGCGTCTGAGGCTGGAGTCCCCTTCCAGACAGACCTCCAGCTGCGGGACGACAGTCAAGAGTCCATCTGCAGGCTCCCGGGGCCGTCCGGTCGGCACCGGCCCTGCACCGTCCACACCATTGTTCTTTGCGtttgagcccagggttgcagccactgtgtccgtccatcttgtccagggtcttcctgttcttgctgctcctctactttaccaagcaggatgttattctccagggactggtctcttctgacttcTAGCCCCCTCCAATCAGGTTTCCAAGGTGGtgagtctttctgggagcagacagcctcctctttctcccgaggagcggctgcagAGTTCGAACCAGTGACTTTGTGGGTAGCAGTCCCAGTGCTTACCGGCCGGGATTCCCACGTAGTTAGCATTCGAAGGAACGCAGCACCCATGGAAGACAGACTTTTGAGTTCAGCAGAGTGACTGTGTGGTGCGAATGGAGGCTGCTGGGTCGTGGTGGTTTCTGGTTAGGGGTTCTTCTTGGGACAATAGTTTCAGGTGGCGGGGCCCTGGTCACCCGGTTTGTGTGACTCCGGAGAGCGGATCCTGGAGAATTCGCATATCTGCTCTACAGCCCCTTCCCCTTGGTGAAGATTCTTGGAGAGAACCTTTGATTCAAAGGTGAACACTCCATCTAAGAGCAAGTGGACATGGAGATGAAGGCGGCTGAGACCTGTCACATAGCAGGGAACGTGGACAGACAGATGCTGGCCGCCACAGTGACGGCTGCTCTTCTGCAGCCAGGCCTTTGCTCCCATGGCCCTCCCAGTCGCCCCTCTCCTGGCTGCCCTGAACCCCTGCTGCAGACACAAGCTGGCTGTGGGGCGTCCTCATGGCGGCTGTTTGCTGTCACACTGGTTCAGGCTGACAGTGGCCCTCACACACCATGGAGGTCAACACTGCCTGAGGCTGGCCTGTTGTCTCGTCCCTGTCCTGGCCAGGCCCTTGGTGGTGGTTGTGTTGGTCCATCCTGTGGTGGTTGTGTTGGTCCATCCTGTGGTGGTTGTGTTGGCTGTGTCCGTGCATGTTGTTGAGGCTTTTCTTcactttcactggccctctactctACCCCACCGCGTGTCCTTTCTCGGGCTCCATGGTTCTTTCCTGTGACGGATTCCAAGCCTCAGCtttccttctaaggaacattcaggATGATCTTTGCCTTCACCAGACCCACCTCCCGTCTGCCATCTGGGCCGCCAGCTTGGCCTGCCCCGCGGTCCCCGCCTTCCGTCTTCCTTGACCACATCCCATCTCCTCCTCCATCACTCAGGTGTGAGTGCTACCCTGCCTGTGGCTGGGACCCTGGAAGCTGCGCCCCCAGTATTCCAAACACCGGCAGGGTCCCCAGGGTGGACAGGCTTCAGCAAGCAGAGCTTGTGGACAAGACAGaccaggaggaagggagaggctTCCACTTCCGAGGACGTGCGCTGCCACCTGTTCTCCGAGCGATTGGCCACCGAGAGCCGTCTAAGTAGCGGGGCACACAGGCTGTTATAGGGCCGGGAGGTGAGCCTTCCATAGGCAGGTTCAGGTAGAGCTGGGAAAGATGGCCGGCTGGTGGCCGTGACTGTGGCTCTGGCATTGGAGTGGTCCGAGGCTGGCACGGGACGGGGCGGTCTTTCCTTCTCCCCATGGGCTTCTGGAGCCGACGCCCCTGCACCCGTTCACTCGTGGCTTTAGCTGGCAGGCACCCGAGGCCAATGCACTCAATGTGTCCTTCTGTGTTCTGTGTGTTTGAAGCAAATTCTCAGGCAATTTCTTTTACAACTACATGATGGGTATCGAGTTCAATCCCCGCATCGGCAAATGGTTTGACTTCAAGCTGTTCTTCAACGGACGGCCTGGGATCGTGGCCTGGACCCTCATCAACCTGTCCTTTGCCGCTAAGCAGCAGGAACTGCATGGCCGAGTAACCAACTCTATGGTCCTGGTGAACGTCCTGCAGGTACTGGCGCGTCCTGACAGGGGCTAGCCAGGGCTCAGAGGCTGGAGGTTCGCCAATGACCTGCCTGTTGCCACGGGGTCAATGGTGACTCGGTGGCACCATGTCCACCAGAGAACTGCTATGGGGGATGGGGATTCCAAGGGTTGGCCTGGCCCCTGAGCACCCTGCTGGGCTTGAACTTCTCGTTTTTCTAGAGAGTTCCTCCCCCTCCACACCCAGATACGTGTCTGGGAGATGGTTACAAGAACACAGATACTGTTCCCAGGTGTCTTGTGGAGCATATACCTGACAGGTTCTGAGTGAGGCAGGTGCTTCCAGGTGGAGACATAGCAGGTGACAATCCCAGTAGCAGGAAGGTTGGCAACTCTGAGCAACAGGAATACCCTGGCTTTGGAGCAGAGAAAGTTCCAGAACCTGGGGCCAGGTGGGGCGAGAGCTTGATGCCAGGGCCATCCAAGTCTCTCCTGCACTGGAGACCTGGGATTGAGTCCCAGCCGGGGGGCCTCATGTGCAGCCAACCCCCGTCTGTCCATGGAGGAGTGTGTGCGGCTGGGCAGGTACCAGGGGAAcatctaggctgagactaggaagaaaggccgggtGAGCTACCTCCCCAACCAGCTATCGGGAACCCCCGCTCTGACCTCACATGCATGTCAGCCCCTTCTGTAGTCACTGTGGGGACCCTGCTTGCTATCACCAGCTGTGGGCCCCTCCTGGCCCTTTGGGGTTGAAGCCCCATTCCCTGAGGGGAGACGGTAGCCGATAGCTGCCCGGTTTTGTAGGCCATCTATGTGCTGGACTTCTTCTGGAACGAAACTTGGTACCTGAAGACCATGGACATCTGCCACGATCACTTCGGGTGGTACCTGGGCTGGGGAGACTGCGTCTGGCTGCCGTACCTGTACACGCTGCAGGTGAGGCGCGTGGGCCGGCCCGAGTGCGTGTGCACACCATTTGGTGGCGTCCCTGTGAGTCAGTCTTGTTGTCGAGCACAGACAATGAACCCACAGCAGCTTCGGCTCGCAAGCAGTTCAGTGACCAAGCCCACTCTGTGCCATCGGGTCAGTTCACCCGGGCACTGCCCCCGCCCTTCTGCTGGGAGGTGCTGGCACCTGCCGCTGTCCCTCAGGGGTCCTGGCTTTACTGCATGCCTCGGTGGGCCCGTCTTTCTCAGATGGAAGCTCAGATCACATGTACCCTGCAGATCCCCCATgggtccccctccccaccccatctggGTCCTGGTTCAGCTCTGCTCTCCAGGTTCCCCACCTTCCCCGGGTGCTCAGGAGGTTCCGCGCCGATTCCAGAGCACCAGGATGACTTGGGTGCCCAGAGAGCACCATCCTTGTTTCACCGTGGTGACCTCCCCGAGGTCGGCCTCACGCACCTGTGTTCAAAGTGGCTTGGTGGGGAGTATTACCATTTTGGCTTCCCATAGACTTTGGGGGGGCCCTTGGCTGTTTGCTCATGTCACCCCATTAGCAATGCCCTGGGGCAGGCCTCCTTCATCCATAGGTATGGCCTCCATGGCAGGCCTTGAAcctgtgcccacaggcagcatGTGACCCGTTCCTTGTCGCCTGTAGGGCCTGTACCTGGTCTACCACCCGGTCGAGCTGGCCACGCCCCACGCTGTGGCCGTCCTGTTCCTGGGCCTGCTGGGGTACTACATCTTCAGGATGGCCAACCACCAGAAGGACCTGTTCCGCCGCACGGATGGCCGCTGCCTGATCTGGGGCCGGAAGCCGCGGAGCATCGAGTGCTCCTACACGTCGGCCGACGGGCACAGGCACCACAGCAAGCTGCTCGTGTCCGGCTTCTGGGGCATGGCCCGCCACTTCAACTACACGGGCGACCTGATGGGCAGCCTGGCCTACTGCCTGGCGTGCGGCGGCGGCCACCTGCTGCCCTACTTCTACGTCATCTACATGGCCGTGCTGCTCATCCACCGCTGCCTCCGCGACGAGCACCGCTGCGCGCACAAGTACGGCCGCGACTGGGAGCGCTACACCGCCGCCGTGCCCCACCGCCTGCTGCCCGGTGTCTTCTAGGTGCCGTGAGGCTGCCGGGGATCTTTCCTGCACTCCGAGGTTGTCACCATCAGCCTCCTCACCTGCAGGAAAGGGTCATCCCTTGGTGACACCACTTGGTGACAGTGTGCCCTCTCAGAGCTGGAGACCCAGGAGCCACCCAGTCCAGACAAACTCTGACTCATGACAGGGAGCCCTCTGTTCCTGGGTGTCAGCACTGTATCCCTCCTGCTGGGTAAAGCAGGAGTGGCAGAGAAGGTGGGCGCCCCCCAGAGGGGGTCACCAAACCCGCTGTTGGCACTTAAGAGCAGGGCCCTGTAGCCCTGGCCTTCTCAGTG contains the following coding sequences:
- the DHCR7 gene encoding 7-dehydrocholesterol reductase: MAARPQPSVPKSRGPGSVANGSDDSQGQWGRAWEVDWFSLASVLFLLLFAPFIVYFFIMACDQYSCSLTTPVLDLVTGRARLADIWAKTPSVTKEAALLYATWVTFQVVLYSLLPDFCHKFLPGYAGGVQEGAVTPAGFVNKYQINGLQAWLVTHLLWATNAYLLSWFSPTIIFDHWIPLLWCANILGYAVSTFVMIKAYLFPTSAKDCKFSGNFFYNYMMGIEFNPRIGKWFDFKLFFNGRPGIVAWTLINLSFAAKQQELHGRVTNSMVLVNVLQAIYVLDFFWNETWYLKTMDICHDHFGWYLGWGDCVWLPYLYTLQGLYLVYHPVELATPHAVAVLFLGLLGYYIFRMANHQKDLFRRTDGRCLIWGRKPRSIECSYTSADGHRHHSKLLVSGFWGMARHFNYTGDLMGSLAYCLACGGGHLLPYFYVIYMAVLLIHRCLRDEHRCAHKYGRDWERYTAAVPHRLLPGVF